From the Thunnus albacares chromosome 24, fThuAlb1.1, whole genome shotgun sequence genome, one window contains:
- the LOC122976209 gene encoding coiled-coil domain-containing protein 122-like yields MSNFKASEDGTRQQCSLTKAVEDVSQRGYAQTEALKERQKTLSSLKVSLSDVEKKAEEAEQELRSKVRELLMLEGEVEHLELQRRVLHDRCASISADNTKLQIRISEEEEKACTALAGFNTYRNKMEGHRAAVLHAESQTEAHKELEEKRALVRMLTQTKEELKEDLENPNGNTVQMAKREINALKGEITVMRKSVAERREQLRKEFVTQSQIKKDIQIQNRRYEAIIKRLRCQLSKAQAVHRQMSGDIYHMERQIAKLKRQLESSQDSVVIIL; encoded by the exons atgtcaaatttcaAAGCCAGTGAAGATG GAACACGGCAACAGTGTTCATTAACCAAGGCGGTGGAGGATGTCAGCCAACGCGGGTACGCACAAACTGAGGCcctgaaagaaagacagaagacaCTCAGCTCCCTGAAG GTGAGTCTCTCAGATGTCGAGAAGAAAGCTGAGGAGGCAGAGCAGGAGCTGAGATCTAAGGTGAGGGAGCTCCTCATGCTGGAGGGTGAGGTGGAGCACCTGGAACTGCAGAGACGAGTCCTGCACGATCGCTGCGCATCCATCAGCGCAGACAACACAAAACTCCAGATTCGTAtaagcgaggaggaggagaaggcttGCACGGCACTGGCAGGGTTCAACACTTATCGAAACAAGATGGAGGGCCACAGAGCAGCGGTTTTGCATGCAGAGAGCCAGACGGAGGCCCACaaagagctggaggagaagagagcGCTGGTCAGGATGTTGACACAGACGAAAGAGGAGCTAAAGGAGGATTTGGAGAATCCAAATGGAAACACAGTGCAGATGGCAAAG AGAGAGATTAATGCTCTAAAAGGCGAGATTACAGTGATGAGGAAGAGTGTagctgagaggagagaacaaTTGAGAAAAGAGTTTGTGACCCAGAGCCAGATAAAGAAAGACATACAG ATCCAAAACAGGCGCTATGAAGCCATCATCAAGCGCCTCCGCTGCCAACTGAGCAAGGCCCAGGCTGTCCAcag GCAAATGTCAGGAGATATCTACCACATGGAGAGACAGATAGCCAAGCTCAAACGGCAGCTGGAGTCATCACAGGACTCAGTGGTGATTATACTGTAG